CCTTAAAGAGATGGTAGTTCCGTCCCTTATCCCAGTGGTCACGCCGATTATCGTCGGGTTTTTCCTTGGACCGGTTGCCCTGGGAGCTGTGTTGATCGGTAGTATCATCACGGGTGTTTTTGTCGCGATTTCCATGACCACAGGAGGCGCGGCCTGGGACAATGCCAAGAAGTACATCGAAGACGGCCATCTTGGCGGCAAAGGAAGCGAGGCCCACAAGGCTGCGGTCACCGGTGACACGGTTGGCGACCCGTACAAAGACACAGCAGGTCCTGCCGTAAACCCGATGATCAAGATCCTGAACGTCGTAGCCCTTTTGATGGTGCCGTTCCTGATCTAAGAAAAGTACAACATATTTAACCCATTATGAAAAGGATTGGTGTGGCGTTCACACCAATCCTTTTTTTGTGATGGCTCTTTTTGCCTCTCCCCTGGGGGAGAGGGATAGAGCCTGCCCCGCACTTGATGCGGGGGTGAGGGGAAAAACATGCGTTAGCAGTCAAGGAAAGGGTTATGGGTTGATTGTGCCACAAAAAAGTGGTATAAGAAGATGCCTAATAACGAAAATACTCCTACCCTTTGGAGAAGACGGGAGCTTTTAGCATGTTTAAGATTGGCGACCTGGCAGTCTATCCTGCCCACGGCGTGGGGCGCATCGAGTCCATCGAGACACGGAAAATCTCGGGGGAAGAACAAGATTTCTATATCATGAAGATCCTTGATAATAATATGATTATTATGATCCCCGTAAGCAACGTTGAGTCAGTGGGGTTGCGGGATATCATAGACGTAGGGGACGTGGCAAAAGTCTATGAGATTATGAAAAAGCGCGACATGCCCGCGGATAATCAGACTTGGAATCGACGATACCGCGAATACATGGAAAAGATCAAGACCGGTTCAGTCTACGAAGTGGCTGAAGTGCTCCGCGATCTGTACCTGCTCAAGGAAGACAAAGACCTCTCTTTTGGGGAACGCAAGATGCTCGATACCGCTCAAAGTCTTCTTCTCAAAGAGCTTTCAATCTCCAAGAAGACGGACGAGGGCGCTATCATGTCGGATATTAACTCCATATTTGATCTGGAAGAAAATGACTGAGGGGCGGGGTGCCTGTTTTCAGTCTTACGGCAACAGAAAAGGAAGCAGGACGCCGCCTCGACACGGTCATAGCAGCACGAATTCCTGCCCTGTCCCGGTCCTATGTGGGGCGATTGATTCGAGAAGGGCGCGTTACGGTCAATAGCCTGACGACAAAACCCGCGTATGTCGCCAGACGCGGCGATGTTGTCCGGTCTGAAATCCCAATCCCACAGCCCATTACCTGTAAGCCCGAACCGATTCCTCTTGCTATCCTTTATGAGGATTCGGAGATCATTGTATTGAACAAACCTCCCGGCCTTGTAGTCCACCCTGCGGCGGGTCACCAGAGCGGAACCCTTGTAAATGCATTGCTCTACCATTGTCGGGACCTGCAAGGCATCGGGGGTGATCTCCGGCCAGGCATCGTCCACCGTCTTGACAAGGACACTTCCGGGACCCTGGTGGTTGCAAAAAATGACATGGCCCACGACTGCCTGAGCCGCCAGTTTAGAAAGCGCCAGGTGCAGAAACAATATCTGGCCCTGGTTTGGGGAGATATGAAGGCATCGGCAGGGGTCATCGACTTGCCTATAGGTCGCCATCCTGTCGATCGGAAAAAGATGTCCACAAAGAGCAGGAGAAGTCGGTCTACGGAGACCGGCTGGAAGATCAAAGAAGCCCTTTCCGGCGTGACTCTACTTGAGCTTGATCTGAAGACCGGACGGACTCACCAGATTCGGGTCCACTGCGCGGCCACAGGTCATCCCGTGGTTGGAGACGCTACATACGGCGGGACGAAAAGATGGAAGGACGCGCCATTGCGCGATGTCAGGCATATCCTCAGGTCCGTGAAGCGGCAAATGCTCCACGCCTGGAAGCTTGCCTTTGCACATCCCCGCACAGGGGAATTGATGAGACTTGAATCCCCTTTGCCAGAGGATATGGCCTCGGTGCTGGAGTCCCTTCGGGCCCTCACCGGACAAGGAATGCAGAGTATTTGATGCTCTCAGTAAGTAACTGTTAGATGTTTGACAATGAAGCTTGAAACATATAAGAAGTTGACCCATGCGGTATTTGAAGTGTTGGGATCTGCCCGCCAATTGACGATCATGCCCTCAGCCGGTGGCAAATCACCTGTTATCTCTTTCCAAATGCCAACGTTGGCTCTCCTCCCGAGTGCCCCCTTCCATCCCGCACATACATTTTGTGCCGCCTGTCAGTTTAGGCAGCAGCTTTTGTCAACAATGGGGGGGCGGTCTCTGAATGGCGCTGGTTTGTGCCAACAGGCGTTTGCAAAATGTTGATCTGTTGTGTTTGTGAAGTCCGCGCGAATCTGATGATGTGAACAAGGGAGGCAAACAAATGATGCAAAACATTCGGATCGGTATTGTTGGGGTCGGCAATTGCGCCAGTTCGTTGGTTCAAGGAATAAGTTATTACAAGCACAAGAATGGTGAAGACGCCATAGGCTTGATGCATTGGAACATCGGGGGATACAGACCGTGCGACATCGAGGTAGTGTCAGCGTTTGACATTGACAAGCGAAAAGTCGGCAGGGACGTGGCAGAGGCCATTTTTGCCGCCCCGAATTGCACCACCGTATTTTACAAGGACGTTCCAAAAACAGGCACTACTGTGAGGATGGGCAATATCCTGGATGGTTTTTCTGAACATATGCGGGATTATGATGACAAATACACCTTTGTCTTGGCCGACGAACCCGGACCTGACATGGAAGAAGTCGTCCGCATTCTCAAGGAATCCGGCACGGAGATTTTGTTGAACTACCTTCCTGTTGGGTCCGAAGATGCGACTCGCTTCTATGCCGAGTGCGCCTTGGAGGCAGGGGCTGCCTTAGTAAATAACATGCCTGTATTCATTGTCAGTGATCCTTTCTGGGCCAAACGATTCGAGGAGAAGAACATTCCCATCATCGGAGACGACATCAAGGCCCAGCTCGGAGCCACCATAACCCATCGGACCCTGACCGACCTGTTCAAGAAAAGGGGTGTCAAGCTGGAGCGCACCTACCAGCTCAATACGGGCGGCAACACCGACTTTCTGAATATGCTTGATCGCACCCGCCTTCTCTCCAAGAAAGAGTCAAAAACAGAGGCAGTCCAGTCGGTTGCGGCCAAACGGTTGGACAATGAGAATATCCATATTGGCCCCAGTGATTATGTGGCCTGGCAAAAGGATAACAAGGTATGCTTTATTCGAATGGAGGGCAAGCTGTTCGGCGATGTGCCCATGGACCTGGAGTTGCGCCTTTCAGTGGAGGATTCTCCCAATTCCGCCGGCATTGCCATTGATGCTATCAGGTGCAGCAAGTTGGCCCAGGACCGGGGGGAGGGCGGCGTCCTGTACGGGCCATCGGCCTATTTCATGAAACACCCGCCCCGGCAATACACAGATGACCAGGCCTACACGATGACCGAGGCCTTTATCGACGGAACCGAAGGAAAGAAGCCGGATGAAATACTTGATTATCGCCGCCGGCAAAGGCAGCAGGCTGTGGCCGAAGGGTAAAAGCAAACCCCTCATTTCCATTTTAATGTCTTAGGGTATAACTTATCCGCTTCACTATGGCGTACCTAATGAAAGCATTCCCATTAGAAAGTGCAGTGAAGAGAAACACGCAGAAAGCCGACGCGAAATGAACACGTATTGTGTGGATTGCGGCAAACAGCTTATCAGGGGATATGACAGTAATGAGGCCCGTGTCTGAGAACCAAAGCACGGATAAACATCTGAATGGCTCATGGAAAAAAGATGGTCCCCGAAGCGTAGGATAAACCTAAAACAATGGCTCCTGTTCACAGTGGTGGGCATATTGTCAGCG
The genomic region above belongs to Deltaproteobacteria bacterium and contains:
- a CDS encoding CarD family transcriptional regulator, which codes for MFKIGDLAVYPAHGVGRIESIETRKISGEEQDFYIMKILDNNMIIMIPVSNVESVGLRDIIDVGDVAKVYEIMKKRDMPADNQTWNRRYREYMEKIKTGSVYEVAEVLRDLYLLKEDKDLSFGERKMLDTAQSLLLKELSISKKTDEGAIMSDINSIFDLEEND
- a CDS encoding RluA family pseudouridine synthase, which encodes MPVFSLTATEKEAGRRLDTVIAARIPALSRSYVGRLIREGRVTVNSLTTKPAYVARRGDVVRSEIPIPQPITCKPEPIPLAILYEDSEIIVLNKPPGLVVHPAAGHQSGTLVNALLYHCRDLQGIGGDLRPGIVHRLDKDTSGTLVVAKNDMAHDCLSRQFRKRQVQKQYLALVWGDMKASAGVIDLPIGRHPVDRKKMSTKSRRSRSTETGWKIKEALSGVTLLELDLKTGRTHQIRVHCAATGHPVVGDATYGGTKRWKDAPLRDVRHILRSVKRQMLHAWKLAFAHPRTGELMRLESPLPEDMASVLESLRALTGQGMQSI
- a CDS encoding inositol-3-phosphate synthase, producing MQNIRIGIVGVGNCASSLVQGISYYKHKNGEDAIGLMHWNIGGYRPCDIEVVSAFDIDKRKVGRDVAEAIFAAPNCTTVFYKDVPKTGTTVRMGNILDGFSEHMRDYDDKYTFVLADEPGPDMEEVVRILKESGTEILLNYLPVGSEDATRFYAECALEAGAALVNNMPVFIVSDPFWAKRFEEKNIPIIGDDIKAQLGATITHRTLTDLFKKRGVKLERTYQLNTGGNTDFLNMLDRTRLLSKKESKTEAVQSVAAKRLDNENIHIGPSDYVAWQKDNKVCFIRMEGKLFGDVPMDLELRLSVEDSPNSAGIAIDAIRCSKLAQDRGEGGVLYGPSAYFMKHPPRQYTDDQAYTMTEAFIDGTEGKKPDEILDYRRRQRQQAVAEG